A segment of the Oncorhynchus tshawytscha isolate Ot180627B linkage group LG06, Otsh_v2.0, whole genome shotgun sequence genome:
gacagagtacagtagagtacagtagagtacagcagacaGAGTACAGCAGACAGAGTACAGcagacagagtacagtagagcacagcagacagagtacagtagagcacagtacacagcagacagagtacagtagagcacagtagagcacagcagacagactacagcagacagagtacagcagagtacagcagacagagtacagtagagtacagtagagtacagcagacagagtacagtagagcacagtagagcacagcagacagagtacagcagagcacagcagacagAGTACAGCAGACAGAGTACAGCAGACAGAGTACAGCAGACAGAGTCAGCAGACAGAGTTAGAGCACAGCAGACAGAGTACAGTAGACAGAGTTTCACAGACAGAGTACAGAGAGTTAGTACAGcagacagagtacagtagagtacagcagacagagtacagtagagtacagtagagtacagcagacaGAGTACAGcagacagagtacagtagagcacagcagacagggtacagtagagcacagtagagcacagcagataGAGTAGAGACACAAGAGTACAGCAGACAGAGTACAGCAGACAGAGTGCAGACAGAGTACAGTAAAAGTAGAGTACAGcagacagagtacagtagagtacagcagacagagtacagtagagcacagcagacaGATGTACAGCAGACAGAGTACAGCAGACAGAGTTACAGTAGACAGAGTACAGCAGACAGAGtacagcagacagagacagagtacagCAGACAGAGTACAGCAGACAGAGTACAGGATAGAGACAGAGTTGAGTACAGcagacagagtacagtagagcacagcagacaGATCAGCAGACAGAGTAGCAGACAGAGTACAGcagacagagtacagtagagtacagtcagcAGACAGAAGTAGAGCACAGCAGACAGAGTACAGTAACCTTTACAGcagacagagtacagtagagcacagtagagtacagcagacaGAGTACAGCAGATAGAGTACAGTGGAGCACAGCAGGCTGTATAGTAGGAGAAGAAGAGGCCCTTTGGGTTCATTGAAATACATATTCATAATATTTCAGTTAACAATTTAATCTGCACCCAGATTAGTCTTCAATTTAATGTTCACCCAGATTAGTGTTCAATTTAATCTGCACCCAGATTATTGTTCAATGTGATAGAAGAAAACTCAGTACAGCACATGAATTAGAAAATGTTGTTACAAATTTGAACCACGAGATGGTGGTAGATTCTAAGTTTAAATAGCTTGGACCTTTGATTTGTCTCTGGATAGAAATTGCCCTtgggcacagatctaggatcagtttacacCGCCTTCTGCCagcagaacagcctcaattcgttggggcatggactctacaaggtgtttgaAAGCGTtccccagggatgctggcccatgttgactccaatgcttccaacagttgtgccaagttggcaggatgttctttgggtggtggaccattcatgatacacacaggaaactgttgagtgtgaaaaaccccagcagcattgcagttcttgacacaaaccggtgcacctggcacctactaccccgttcaaaggcacttcaatattttgtcttgcccattcaccctctgaatggcacacatacacaatctatgcctcaattgtctcaaggcttaaaaatccttctttaacctgtccgctccccttcatctacactgaagtggatttaacaagtgacatcattaagggatcatagctttcacctggattcacctggtcagtctttgtcatggaaagaacaggtgttcataatgttttgtttaCTCGGTGTATAAACACAACATAGGTATTTATGTAAAACAAGTGAATTTACTGTGTGTCCATGGTCTTATACTTCAGCGAGAGCCGGTGGTGCGTGTGTTCAGTGCCGTGACGGGGGAGACCCTCTCAGTCTTGGGCACTGTGTTTCTCCTGAGTACGTCTGTGGCCAGGCTCATGACCCTGGTGTCCCAGCAGTGTGGGCTTCCCGTCAGTTCCTTCAGACTGAGCTCTCCCACCGGCCTGCAACTCTACGACTGCAACCGGCTGCATGACTACGCCATTGACCTGGGTATGGCCTTCCTTGTGCAGTAGATCAATGGTCCTCTGGCTCAACACCTTATGGATGTAACACAGAGACAAATGGACTGTATGGAACACATTCTTGGTTCATGGCAACCAGGAGGACAACCtgcatgtgtctctgtctcccaggGGCTACTCTACGGTTGGACACCTGGGATGGGTGGGCGGAGTTCCTCAGAGGCTGCTTCCTGGGACACAGACTGACCGTCCAACGACACCTGTCTAGGGAGAGACCTGTGATGAGGTCAGAATACACATCTACACACTGAACTGTATGACAGACTTACTATCAACAGtgatggtactgaccctgtatatagcttacaatgatagtactgaccctgtatatagcttacaatgatagtactgaccctgtatatagcttacaatgatagtactgaccctgtatatagcttacaatGATAGTACTGACCCTGTAACCAATGATAGTACTTTATAAGGATAGTTGACAATAATGatagtactgaccctgtatatagcttacaatgatagtactgaccctgtatgactgaccctgtactgatagtactgaccctgtatatagcttacaatgatagtactgaccctgtatatagcttacaatGATAGTaccctgaccctgtatatagcttacaatgatagtactgaccctgtatatagcttacaatgatagtactgaccctgtatatagcttacaatgatagtactgaccctgtatatagcttacaatgatagtactgaccctgtatatagcttacaatgatagtactgaccctgtatatagcttacaatgatagtactgaccctgtatatagcttacaatgatagtactgaccctgtatatagcttacaatgatagtactgaccctgtatatagcttacaatgatagtactgaccctgtatatagcttacaatgatagtactgaccctgtatatagcttacaatgatagtactgaccctgtatatagtttatATTCTCGTGTTTTTTTCCTTCATACGTTTTTTCTCTTACCCTGATATTTAATACTGCATTGTGGGAAagagcttgcaagtaagcattttactgtactgTTTTATAACCCACTGTATCTTGTGAACTTGACAAAAAAAACTTGAAACGTGTTATAAATACATTGATTCTGTATTATTCCAGGTTCCAGCTCCGGGTGGCACTCTACATCGCTGCTTCTCTGGGCCACCTGGACCTGGCCGGCTGGCTGCTGGAGAGGGGGGTGCGTGTCATTGAGCCGGTGGGGGTTCACCCTTACCGTGAGTGGTGCCACCAGACGGCCCACCCCGACGTCGCCAAGTCTCCCGCTGTCACCTACATCGAGCGCGGCCAGCTCACCATCCTCAAACTCTTTATCGCCAGCAGCGTTCTGACCCTTGCCTGTCGGGATCCCCAGGGTCGTGACCCCCTGAGGATCGCCCTTCAGTACGGCCACAGGGAGTGTGTGCGTCACCTGGCCACCAAGCTGTGCTCTGTGGTGGTCCTCCCAGGTATGGCCCTGCCCATGCGGACATACCTCCAGATAAAGGGCTGGGTGAGGCTGGGGCAGAGGAGGGCAGCATCCAGGCACTGCATGGGCCTCAACAGGGCTCCGTTCAGGACCAGGGTGGGCGACACGGTCCTGGTGGACGGCTTCACCCTCCCCAAGATGTCCTCCAAGCCCAGGAGGAGTGAGGCCAAGGCGGGTATCAGGGTGATGTCCACAGCCTCTCGACGTTTGACCCCCATCAACTGCCCATCTCATGTATCCTGCCCGCTCCGCGCCCTGGCATCCCAGGATAAACCTCTTCAACTACCGAAGCTACACCCTGTGGCCAcgagggatgaaagagagaagaagaggggatgTGGAGGGAAGGGATGTGAGGAGGATGAGAGTGGGGATCAGAACAGCAACCAATGGAGGAGCAGAGTCCCGCTCCCGCCCATTTCCAGAGACACCAATCTCAGACCTGTGTTTGCCTCGCCAAACTCCGCCCAGATACTCACCACCTCACTGGAGGCCTTTTCTCTCCACTGCGACCGCACACCCAGAGAAAACGCCATATACTGTTTGGCCTTGGCCAGGTTAGTCCAAGTTCAAATGACAGCTACGGTGAATATGAATATTTCTCTGGAGGTTTCTTATGAAAGGTATGAATACTGTCAGAAGAAGCCTCCTATAATCAGTGGTGGGGGGGGGACACATGTAAAAGCTGTTTacacactttttattttattttgttcaaGCATTTACCCACCTTTTGTGGAAGATGCATTTAAAGTAGAGGGAGCGTTACTTCTTTAATCCTGAATGGCAATCAGCATTTACCAGCCAATGGTTTTACCACTTCATCACTGCCTATGATATACCCTTATCCTCCCTGAATAGATTTCAGTACAAACAAATCATGAGCCAACCATCATGCTTAGAAGGTATATAGTCAAATCAACTCAACTCAAactttaatttgtcacatgcgctgaatacaacaagtgtagatctTTCCGTGAAAtactttacttacaagcccttaacaaacattgcagttcaagaagagttgaAGAGAATATTTACCcaataaactaaagtaacaaCTAATAAAACAGTTGAACttgtccggtggccatttgattaattgttcagcagtcttatgacttggggttagaagctgttattGG
Coding sequences within it:
- the LOC112253238 gene encoding protein ANKUB1 isoform X2, which encodes MTLVSQQCGLPVSSFRLSSPTGLQLYDCNRLHDYAIDLGATLRLDTWDGWAEFLRGCFLGHRLTVQRHLSRERPVMRFQLRVALYIAASLGHLDLAGWLLERGVRVIEPVGVHPYREWCHQTAHPDVAKSPAVTYIERGQLTILKLFIASSVLTLACRDPQGRDPLRIALQYGHRECVRHLATKLCSVVVLPGMALPMRTYLQIKGWVRLGQRRAASRHCMGLNRAPFRTRVGDTVLVDGFTLPKMSSKPRRSEAKAGIRVMSTASRRLTPINCPSHVSCPLRALASQDKPLQLPKLHPVATRDEREKKRGCGGKGCEEDESGDQNSNQWRSRVPLPPISRDTNLRPVFASPNSAQILTTSLEAFSLHCDRTPRENAIYCLALASAFTQRPWLQQLNVARTLARRSAQHIG
- the LOC112253238 gene encoding protein ANKUB1 isoform X1 is translated as MTLVSQQCGLPVSSFRLSSPTGLQLYDCNRLHDYAIDLGATLRLDTWDGWAEFLRGCFLGHRLTVQRHLSRERPVMRFQLRVALYIAASLGHLDLAGWLLERGVRVIEPVGVHPYREWCHQTAHPDVAKSPAVTYIERGQLTILKLFIASSVLTLACRDPQGRDPLRIALQYGHRECVRHLATKLCSVVVLPGMALPMRTYLQIKGWVRLGQRRAASRHCMGLNRAPFRTRVGDTVLVDGFTLPKMSSKPRRSEAKAGIRVMSTASRRLTPINCPSHVSCPLRALASQDKPLQLPKLHPVATRDEREKKRGCGGKGCEEDESGDQNSNQWRSRVPLPPISRDTNLRPVFASPNSAQILTTSLEAFSLHCDRTPRENAIYCLALARLVQVQMTATVNMNISLEVSYERYEYCQKKPPIISGGGGTHVKAVYTLFILFCSSIYPPFVEDAFKVEGALLL